One Dictyoglomus thermophilum H-6-12 DNA window includes the following coding sequences:
- the lpxA gene encoding acyl-ACP--UDP-N-acetylglucosamine O-acyltransferase — MNSIISDKAEIGEKVEIGPFCVIEEGVKIGKNTRIESFVHIKKGTIIGENCHIHSGCVLGDIPQDLSFKNEESFLIIGNNVTIRENCVFHRATGEGNVTVIGDNCYLMAYVHVAHNVKIGNNVIIANGTQLAGYVEVEDRAFISGLVTVHQFVRIGSYAMVGASTKLVKDVLPYSLCDGNPAKVYGINVVGLRRNNFSTEKIRTIRLLFHLIYDKNLSFEKRLELLKNREEEEAKILYQFIIRSKRGITDASWRSEE; from the coding sequence ATGAATTCGATAATTAGCGACAAAGCGGAGATAGGAGAAAAAGTTGAAATAGGTCCCTTTTGTGTCATAGAGGAAGGAGTTAAAATAGGCAAAAATACAAGGATCGAGTCTTTTGTTCATATTAAAAAAGGGACCATTATAGGAGAAAATTGTCATATACATTCAGGATGTGTTTTAGGAGATATTCCTCAGGATTTGAGCTTTAAAAATGAAGAGAGCTTTTTAATCATTGGTAATAATGTAACCATACGAGAAAATTGTGTATTTCATAGGGCTACGGGAGAAGGTAATGTTACAGTAATTGGAGATAACTGTTATTTGATGGCATATGTTCATGTGGCTCATAATGTTAAAATAGGTAATAATGTGATAATAGCAAATGGTACTCAACTTGCGGGTTATGTGGAGGTAGAAGATAGGGCTTTTATAAGTGGACTTGTAACTGTTCATCAGTTTGTGAGAATTGGAAGTTATGCCATGGTAGGTGCTTCTACAAAGCTTGTTAAGGATGTTCTTCCTTACTCTCTATGTGATGGAAATCCTGCAAAGGTATATGGTATAAACGTTGTGGGATTGAGAAGAAATAATTTTTCTACTGAAAAAATAAGGACAATAAGGTTGCTATTTCATTTGATATATGATAAAAATCTTTCTTTTGAAAAAAGGCTGGAGCTTCTAAAAAATAGGGAAGAAGAAGAGGCAAAAATTCTGTATCAGTTTATTATAAGATCAAAACGTGGAATAACCGATGCATCTTGGAGGAGTGAAGAATGA
- the lpxB gene encoding lipid-A-disaccharide synthase — MKIFLSALEVSADIHGAKLINALKNKAKNIYFYGLGGERMKEEGMEVLYDVTQYSTVGFVEPIPYIPKLLLVQERVKRIIKETKPDLIIFIDAQGFNLPLAKYAKKLGLKTIYYFAPQYWLWGDKKKVKEVLDSLSYVIATFPQEYELYRSFGDNVVYYGHPLVDYLLPYKDLEREKNIIGLFPGSRIQEIKNLTPIFLEIADRLKVNGYRFVMPIASEKFSNLVFEYVRGKDHIELVSGKESQKYLKISSLSLVASGTVTLEAAILKTPAMVFYKISPVTYHIAKRLVHYTFIALPNIILNQMIYPEFIQKIDIEEVMTNIGRILKDDIYRKNLEDKLKELETKLGQPGVLDRISNFILEII; from the coding sequence ATGAAAATATTTCTATCGGCATTAGAGGTTTCGGCTGATATTCATGGTGCAAAATTAATAAATGCATTAAAAAACAAAGCTAAAAATATATATTTCTATGGACTTGGTGGAGAGAGGATGAAAGAAGAAGGGATGGAAGTATTATACGACGTAACTCAATATAGTACTGTTGGTTTTGTAGAACCTATTCCTTATATTCCAAAACTTTTATTAGTTCAAGAAAGGGTTAAAAGGATAATTAAGGAGACGAAACCTGATTTAATAATTTTTATAGATGCTCAGGGATTTAATTTGCCCCTTGCGAAATATGCTAAAAAATTAGGTTTGAAAACAATCTATTATTTTGCTCCTCAATATTGGCTTTGGGGAGATAAGAAAAAGGTAAAAGAGGTCTTAGATAGTCTCTCTTATGTTATTGCTACTTTTCCTCAAGAATATGAATTATATAGAAGCTTTGGAGACAATGTAGTATATTATGGTCATCCTCTGGTAGATTATCTACTGCCCTATAAAGATCTTGAACGGGAAAAAAATATCATAGGACTTTTCCCAGGCAGTAGAATTCAAGAGATTAAAAATTTGACTCCTATTTTTTTAGAGATAGCTGATAGATTGAAAGTAAATGGATACAGATTTGTAATGCCTATTGCCTCTGAAAAATTCTCTAATTTAGTTTTTGAGTATGTAAGGGGCAAAGATCATATAGAATTAGTTTCTGGAAAAGAGAGTCAGAAATATTTAAAGATTTCATCTTTGAGTCTTGTGGCTTCTGGTACTGTAACCTTAGAGGCAGCTATTTTAAAAACTCCTGCTATGGTTTTTTATAAAATCTCTCCTGTAACTTATCATATTGCTAAAAGACTTGTTCACTATACCTTTATAGCACTGCCCAATATTATTCTTAACCAGATGATTTACCCGGAATTTATTCAGAAGATTGATATAGAAGAAGTAATGACTAATATAGGAAGAATTTTAAAGGACGATATTTATAGAAAAAATTTAGAAGATAAATTAAAAGAGTTAGAGACTAAGTTAGGACAACCTGGAGTTTTGGACAGAATTTCAAACTTTATTTTAGAAATAATATGA
- a CDS encoding glycosyltransferase family protein, producing MKKVYFLVNGPGEISGWLYPLVKWIKEFNPAWSQDLVFNSIVVPCQFASGREEEVLKSWNFFGEVIPSNKYWSLFRDGRKYENSVFFHIGGDLYFNLALSKRKKGIPVAYVEKYFWGERFYRKVYTLNDKLNIPNSIFVGDLRFDFLPSNAFSDSNNIALFPGSRNYALKFFIPFYLALVKEIVKDFPDFNFTFFLSPFIDGKVVDDILRRVNSMVKDLPIKFEILDDMKKLNGYLMAITLPGTNTMQLAYMKIPMIVILPLHRPEFIPIEGIANLFKGRLREGLINLYLKKNPYLALPNKISPGIIPEIVGNFHFRDVLKYIKEILYNRERLIKIHEKLKENFNKDYLSSEIIWKDLYNEVLSKII from the coding sequence ATGAAAAAAGTTTATTTCTTAGTAAATGGCCCTGGAGAAATCTCTGGTTGGTTATACCCTTTGGTTAAATGGATTAAAGAGTTTAATCCAGCATGGTCTCAAGATTTAGTCTTTAATTCTATAGTTGTTCCTTGTCAGTTTGCGTCAGGCAGAGAAGAGGAGGTATTAAAATCTTGGAATTTTTTTGGCGAAGTTATTCCTTCTAATAAGTATTGGAGTTTATTTAGAGATGGTAGAAAATATGAAAATTCAGTTTTCTTCCATATAGGAGGAGACTTATATTTTAACTTAGCCCTTTCTAAGAGGAAAAAAGGTATACCTGTAGCTTATGTGGAGAAATATTTTTGGGGAGAGAGATTTTATAGAAAAGTTTACACCTTGAACGATAAATTAAATATTCCAAATTCTATTTTCGTGGGAGATTTAAGATTTGATTTTTTACCTTCAAATGCTTTCTCCGATAGTAATAATATTGCTCTATTTCCAGGGAGTAGAAATTATGCCTTGAAATTTTTTATTCCATTTTATTTGGCTCTTGTTAAAGAAATAGTAAAGGATTTTCCAGATTTTAATTTCACTTTCTTTCTGTCACCTTTTATTGATGGAAAAGTTGTAGATGATATTTTGAGAAGAGTAAATTCTATGGTAAAAGATCTTCCTATAAAATTTGAGATCCTTGATGATATGAAGAAACTGAACGGATATTTAATGGCAATAACCTTACCTGGAACCAATACTATGCAACTTGCATATATGAAAATACCTATGATTGTTATTCTTCCTCTTCATAGACCTGAATTCATTCCTATAGAGGGAATTGCGAATTTATTTAAAGGTAGGCTAAGGGAGGGACTGATCAATCTTTATTTAAAGAAAAATCCTTATCTTGCTTTGCCTAATAAAATATCTCCAGGTATTATCCCTGAGATTGTGGGAAATTTTCATTTTAGAGATGTACTTAAGTATATAAAGGAGATTTTGTATAATAGGGAGAGGTTAATTAAGATTCATGAAAAATTAAAGGAGAATTTTAATAAGGATTATTTGAGCTCTGAGATTATATGGAAAGACTTATACAATGAAGTACTTAGCAAGATTATTTAA
- a CDS encoding ABC transporter ATP-binding protein, producing MKYLARLFKLIKPYWGYFILGLFCILVGNGAQLYAPKFLGELLDQLSNVKDLAVLNRLSLIIILLLFLRSLFLYGQIYIFSFIGHRVVADLREKLFSKIQYLSLDYLNRWNSGDLIARTLQDTQLIQTSFLSGIADLFYAIVLLLGVLIIVVLTDWQLALATFLVIPLFVFSISGIGKEIQKWSLAVQRKIADLTRIIQESIKGARVVRVFSQEETEIKRFKEENEKNFFRNLKIARLTAIQIPLSSFLSALALVFILWLGTRKIAKGEMTLGTFVAFLTYVGMAIDPTQTILRVLAGLRQAYAALERIFEVLEMGKEVLEVKNPIVLPPIKGFVEFDNVSFTYDGINWVLKDINLKVRAGEKIAIVGSSGAGKTSLVNLIPRFIDPTKGVVRIDGYDIRKVSLKSLRSQIGFVPQETIIFHGTVRDNISYGNPYVSFEEIVEAAKMARAHDFIMKLPQGYDTIIGEGGINLSGGQAQRIAIARTILLKPRLIILDEATSALDSESEAFVQEALEELMRGKTAFIVAHRLSTIKRADRIVVLENGEIVEEGTHEELLKLGGVYLRIIKWQLEESKDKNE from the coding sequence ATGAAGTACTTAGCAAGATTATTTAAATTAATAAAACCTTATTGGGGATATTTTATATTAGGTCTTTTTTGTATTCTAGTTGGTAATGGGGCTCAATTGTATGCTCCTAAATTTTTAGGAGAACTTTTAGATCAGCTTTCTAATGTTAAAGATCTTGCTGTCCTTAATAGACTTTCGCTAATAATTATACTTCTTCTTTTCTTAAGAAGTTTATTTTTATATGGACAAATTTATATTTTCTCTTTTATAGGTCATAGAGTTGTTGCAGATCTTAGGGAAAAGCTTTTCTCCAAAATTCAATACTTATCTCTTGATTATTTAAATCGATGGAATAGTGGAGATCTCATTGCAAGAACTTTACAAGATACTCAGCTAATTCAGACATCTTTCCTCTCAGGTATCGCAGATCTTTTTTATGCTATTGTACTCCTCTTGGGAGTATTAATAATTGTAGTACTTACTGATTGGCAGCTTGCTCTTGCTACTTTTCTTGTTATTCCTCTTTTTGTCTTTTCTATATCAGGAATAGGGAAGGAAATTCAGAAATGGTCTTTGGCTGTCCAGAGAAAGATTGCAGATCTTACAAGAATAATTCAAGAAAGCATTAAAGGAGCAAGAGTAGTTAGAGTATTTTCTCAAGAAGAGACGGAGATTAAAAGGTTTAAGGAAGAGAATGAGAAGAATTTTTTTAGAAACCTAAAGATAGCAAGGCTTACTGCCATTCAAATTCCTCTCTCTAGCTTTTTAAGTGCTTTAGCACTTGTTTTTATTCTATGGCTTGGAACGAGAAAAATTGCCAAGGGAGAGATGACTCTTGGAACTTTTGTGGCTTTTTTAACTTATGTAGGTATGGCTATTGATCCTACACAGACTATTTTGAGAGTTTTAGCGGGATTAAGACAGGCATATGCTGCTTTAGAACGAATCTTTGAGGTTTTGGAGATGGGCAAAGAAGTATTAGAGGTAAAAAATCCTATTGTTCTTCCACCTATAAAGGGTTTTGTAGAATTTGATAATGTTTCCTTTACTTATGACGGGATTAATTGGGTGTTAAAAGATATAAATCTTAAAGTTAGAGCTGGAGAAAAAATTGCCATTGTAGGAAGTAGCGGAGCAGGGAAAACTTCTTTAGTAAATCTGATACCACGTTTTATTGATCCAACTAAAGGGGTAGTAAGGATAGATGGATATGATATTAGAAAAGTTAGTCTTAAATCTTTAAGATCACAAATTGGTTTTGTACCCCAAGAGACAATTATTTTTCATGGTACAGTGAGGGATAATATAAGTTATGGAAATCCGTATGTTTCCTTTGAGGAAATTGTAGAGGCTGCAAAGATGGCAAGAGCTCATGATTTTATAATGAAATTACCTCAAGGATACGATACTATAATTGGTGAAGGAGGAATTAATTTATCGGGAGGACAAGCTCAGAGAATAGCTATTGCAAGAACTATTCTTTTAAAACCTCGATTAATTATTCTTGATGAGGCTACATCTGCTCTTGATTCAGAGTCTGAGGCTTTTGTTCAAGAGGCTCTTGAGGAGCTGATGAGAGGGAAAACTGCTTTTATTGTTGCTCATAGGCTTTCAACTATTAAAAGAGCTGACAGAATTGTGGTACTTGAGAATGGAGAAATAGTAGAAGAAGGTACCCATGAAGAGCTCTTGAAATTGGGAGGAGTTTATCTGAGAATAATAAAATGGCAATTAGAGGAGAGTAAGGACAAAAATGAATAA
- a CDS encoding Gfo/Idh/MocA family protein codes for MNKVKVGVIGVGYLGQHHVRIFSEIPQVELLGVCDINLKRAKEIASIYNIPFVTDDYRDLIDKVEAVSIVTPTISHFQIAKDFLEKGIHTFIEKPVTYNLREAEILLDIASGKDLVLQVGHIERFNPAVQELKKYIKNPFYIEARRMGPFDGRSTDVGVVMDLMIHDLDILFYILGKNRKIIDINGVGYSIYTPHEDFATVNILFEGDIFVNLIASKVSPKKLRKLDIHEKSGDQIIVDYIEQSISIVHGGAQHIESSLESPVLEREEPLRLELEHFVKCILEGKDPEVTLEDGKLALALATEILKELKVFDFKR; via the coding sequence ATGAATAAGGTAAAAGTAGGAGTTATAGGTGTAGGTTATTTAGGACAACATCATGTGAGAATCTTTAGTGAGATTCCCCAAGTAGAACTTTTGGGGGTATGTGATATAAATCTTAAAAGGGCTAAAGAAATTGCTTCTATATATAATATACCCTTTGTGACTGACGATTATAGAGATCTCATTGATAAGGTAGAGGCTGTAAGTATTGTTACTCCAACAATTTCTCATTTTCAGATAGCGAAAGATTTTCTTGAGAAGGGCATTCATACCTTTATTGAAAAGCCTGTTACGTATAACTTAAGGGAAGCAGAGATATTGTTAGATATCGCGAGTGGAAAAGATTTAGTTTTACAGGTAGGACATATTGAAAGATTTAATCCTGCAGTACAGGAATTAAAAAAGTATATAAAGAATCCTTTTTATATTGAGGCAAGGAGAATGGGACCTTTTGATGGTAGGTCTACCGATGTTGGGGTTGTTATGGATCTTATGATACATGATTTAGACATTCTTTTTTATATTCTTGGAAAGAATAGAAAAATTATTGATATAAATGGAGTAGGTTATTCTATTTATACTCCTCATGAAGATTTTGCAACAGTGAATATCCTTTTTGAAGGGGATATATTTGTAAATCTTATAGCAAGTAAAGTTTCACCTAAGAAGTTAAGAAAACTCGATATTCATGAAAAGAGTGGAGATCAAATAATTGTAGATTATATTGAACAGAGTATATCTATAGTTCATGGAGGAGCTCAGCATATTGAGTCTAGTTTAGAGTCACCGGTTTTAGAAAGAGAAGAACCATTGAGATTGGAACTTGAACATTTTGTAAAATGTATTTTGGAGGGGAAAGATCCTGAGGTTACTCTTGAAGATGGTAAGTTAGCATTAGCGCTTGCTACAGAAATATTGAAGGAGTTGAAGGTTTTTGATTTTAAGAGGTAG
- a CDS encoding tetratricopeptide repeat protein translates to MILRGRFFVIVFSLFVLISLAGGQDFNLLIKEYEAKYNKDSRDPDTVFNLLVLYGAIGNLEKLYEYYNILNKIDPNYLKENIRSNLKNNSEDIFNLYKIAFSYYFLGEVDKAIYYFNKLSLLRPKDDWIMSYLAYLHYLKGNYNEVEALVNKGLEINRDNEALHALRCALYLKKGNYLLALKEYFITMNIVQKKGYKNIWEILRGLR, encoded by the coding sequence TTGATTTTAAGAGGTAGATTCTTTGTTATTGTTTTTTCCCTTTTTGTCTTAATTAGTTTAGCGGGTGGACAGGATTTTAATCTTTTAATAAAAGAATACGAGGCTAAATATAATAAGGATTCAAGGGATCCCGATACTGTTTTTAATCTGCTTGTGTTGTATGGTGCTATAGGAAATTTAGAAAAATTATATGAATATTACAATATCCTAAATAAGATCGATCCTAATTACTTAAAGGAAAATATAAGGTCTAACCTTAAAAATAATTCTGAGGATATTTTTAATCTTTACAAAATTGCCTTTTCTTATTATTTCTTGGGAGAGGTGGATAAGGCAATTTATTATTTTAACAAGCTAAGTTTATTGAGGCCTAAGGATGATTGGATAATGAGTTATCTTGCATATTTACATTACTTAAAGGGCAACTATAATGAAGTCGAAGCTCTTGTGAATAAGGGCCTTGAGATAAATAGAGACAATGAAGCACTTCATGCTTTGAGGTGTGCATTATATTTAAAAAAGGGTAATTATCTTTTAGCCTTGAAAGAATATTTTATTACTATGAATATTGTTCAAAAAAAGGGATACAAGAACATATGGGAGATACTCAGAGGTTTGAGATAA
- the lptB gene encoding LPS export ABC transporter ATP-binding protein, which translates to MSLETVGIYKYYGKRCVVRNVSLTVDPGYVVGLLGPNGAGKTTTFYTIMGEVYADGGKVILDGEDITYLSMPQRARKGIGYLAQDPTIFRKLTVEENIKLVLELTNLTPKEQKKKLEELIDEFQLHKVRKNLGYTLSGGERRRVEIARVLALSPRYILLDEPFAGVDPITVQNLQETIYYLKDKGLGILITDHNVRDTLAITDYAYIIFSGEVLISGTPGEIISSDIAKRFFLGERFNL; encoded by the coding sequence ATGAGTTTGGAAACTGTTGGCATTTATAAATATTACGGCAAAAGATGTGTGGTTAGAAATGTATCCCTTACTGTAGATCCTGGGTATGTAGTTGGCCTTCTAGGTCCTAACGGGGCTGGTAAGACTACTACTTTCTATACTATCATGGGAGAGGTTTATGCTGATGGTGGAAAAGTAATTCTCGATGGTGAAGATATTACTTATCTTTCTATGCCTCAAAGGGCAAGAAAAGGCATAGGCTATCTTGCTCAGGATCCTACAATTTTTAGGAAGCTCACTGTGGAAGAGAATATTAAATTAGTTTTAGAACTTACCAATTTAACGCCTAAAGAGCAAAAGAAAAAACTTGAGGAATTAATTGATGAATTTCAACTCCATAAAGTTAGGAAAAATTTAGGTTATACCTTGTCGGGTGGGGAAAGAAGAAGGGTAGAGATAGCAAGGGTTTTAGCTTTATCGCCTAGGTATATACTTCTTGATGAACCCTTTGCAGGGGTAGATCCTATCACAGTACAGAATCTTCAAGAGACTATTTATTATTTAAAAGATAAAGGACTTGGGATTCTTATAACAGATCATAATGTACGAGACACATTAGCTATAACAGATTATGCTTATATTATCTTTTCGGGAGAGGTTCTGATCTCAGGAACTCCTGGGGAAATAATTAGTAGTGATATTGCAAAAAGATTCTTTCTTGGGGAGAGGTTTAATCTTTGA
- a CDS encoding DUF3084 domain-containing protein produces the protein MSGIILIVILLVASGLIAYAGDYVGRKAGKKKLSIFNLRPKYTSRIISVFTGILIMIFSLIVLSIFSENVRIALFGMEKLKREITDLQVNIKNKEKELSEIIQKYEEVRIEREKAIKELESYKKKLDELEKDRAKMLTEIKNLSRERELLLRENEKLQRSIYDISQKISFLNKEREKLLEEKKELIDEIQFLNSTITSMRTEGIVFRRGELILNYISKGSLNKEQAEKEAKALLSLIENIAKERGAGSEEKGFIWIPEAEWKKLLDAFTSPGEKLIRVFSLANIFEGEPALLNFEIYPYRLVFKKGEILVLKVIDGGEDMNSIEAKLLEVLSEVNRIAQQKGVLPDPLTNTVGEISFEEFYNIVYKIKEKNKKVILKVIVDEDTYNSGPLKIRFEL, from the coding sequence ATGTCTGGAATAATACTAATAGTTATATTGCTTGTTGCTAGCGGATTAATAGCATATGCAGGTGACTATGTGGGAAGGAAGGCAGGAAAAAAGAAACTTTCTATTTTTAACCTTCGTCCTAAGTATACCTCAAGGATTATTAGCGTTTTTACTGGGATTCTTATCATGATTTTTTCTCTTATTGTTTTATCTATATTTTCTGAAAATGTTAGGATAGCTCTTTTTGGCATGGAAAAGTTAAAAAGAGAAATAACTGATCTTCAGGTTAACATAAAAAATAAAGAAAAAGAACTTTCAGAGATTATACAGAAATATGAAGAGGTGAGGATAGAAAGAGAGAAAGCGATAAAGGAGTTGGAGAGTTATAAGAAGAAGCTTGATGAGTTAGAGAAAGATAGAGCTAAAATGCTTACAGAAATTAAGAATTTATCTAGGGAGAGAGAATTACTTTTAAGAGAAAATGAGAAATTGCAAAGATCTATATATGATATTTCTCAAAAGATCTCTTTTTTAAATAAGGAGAGGGAAAAATTGTTAGAGGAAAAGAAAGAGCTTATTGATGAGATACAGTTTTTGAACTCTACAATAACGAGTATGAGAACTGAAGGCATAGTTTTTAGGAGAGGAGAATTGATACTCAATTATATTTCAAAGGGAAGTTTAAACAAGGAACAGGCAGAAAAAGAAGCTAAGGCACTTCTTTCATTGATAGAAAATATAGCTAAAGAAAGGGGAGCTGGAAGTGAGGAAAAGGGATTTATATGGATTCCCGAAGCGGAATGGAAAAAACTATTAGATGCTTTTACAAGTCCTGGAGAGAAATTAATAAGAGTCTTTTCTCTTGCAAATATTTTTGAGGGAGAACCTGCTCTTTTAAACTTTGAGATATATCCATATAGGCTTGTATTCAAGAAGGGAGAGATATTGGTTTTAAAAGTGATTGATGGTGGGGAAGATATGAATAGTATCGAAGCGAAGCTTCTTGAAGTGCTTTCTGAAGTTAACAGAATAGCACAGCAAAAGGGTGTACTTCCAGATCCTCTCACTAATACTGTTGGAGAAATTTCTTTTGAAGAATTTTATAATATAGTTTATAAAATAAAAGAAAAAAACAAAAAGGTTATTCTAAAAGTTATAGTTGATGAAGATACCTATAACAGTGGTCCTTTAAAAATAAGATTTGAATTGTAG
- the proS gene encoding proline--tRNA ligase yields MEKKFVEELTSQKEDFSKWYTEVVLKADLVDYSPVKGCMVIKPYGYAIWENMQRILDEKIKATGHVNAYFPLFIPKSFLEKEAEHVEGFSPQVAWVTKGGDEELFEPLAVRPTSEAIICSMYSKWIQSWRDLPVLINQWANVVRWEKETRPFLRTTEFLWQEGHTAHRTFEEAEEEALRMLNVYKDFVENDLAIPVIAGRKTENEKFAGALHTYSIEVLLADGRALQAGTSHNLGQHFAKAFDIMFQDVDGERKYVWQTSWGVSTRLIGALIMTHGDDYGLVLPPRVAPYQIVIIPIWKSETDKTKVYNYVDEIYEVLRKYFRVKVDKDEEHTPGWKFNEWELKGVPVRVEIGPKEVEKQELYVARRDLRIKMSIKRENMVQDLENLLRDIQKTLFEKALRFREENTYEIDNFEEFKRIMDTKRGFVKASWCGDGECELKIKELTGATIRNIPLDWKEEEGKCILCGKETKIKALFAKAY; encoded by the coding sequence ATGGAGAAAAAGTTTGTGGAAGAGTTAACCTCTCAAAAAGAAGATTTTTCTAAATGGTATACAGAAGTGGTTTTAAAAGCAGATTTAGTGGATTATTCTCCAGTTAAGGGATGTATGGTGATAAAACCTTACGGTTATGCTATTTGGGAAAATATGCAGAGAATTCTTGATGAGAAGATAAAAGCAACAGGCCATGTAAATGCCTATTTTCCCCTTTTTATACCTAAGAGCTTTCTAGAAAAGGAGGCAGAGCATGTAGAAGGTTTTTCTCCTCAGGTTGCTTGGGTAACTAAAGGAGGGGATGAAGAGCTATTTGAACCTCTTGCTGTAAGACCTACCTCAGAGGCAATTATATGTAGTATGTATTCAAAATGGATACAGTCTTGGAGAGATTTGCCAGTCTTAATAAATCAGTGGGCAAATGTGGTAAGATGGGAAAAAGAGACAAGGCCCTTTTTAAGAACTACAGAGTTCTTATGGCAAGAAGGGCATACTGCTCATAGAACCTTTGAAGAGGCAGAAGAAGAAGCATTGAGAATGTTGAATGTTTACAAGGATTTTGTTGAAAATGATCTTGCTATTCCTGTGATAGCTGGAAGAAAAACTGAGAACGAAAAATTCGCAGGTGCACTTCACACTTATTCCATTGAGGTACTTCTTGCAGACGGTAGAGCCCTTCAAGCTGGAACTTCTCATAACTTAGGTCAGCATTTTGCGAAAGCCTTCGATATAATGTTCCAGGATGTGGATGGAGAGAGAAAATATGTGTGGCAAACTAGCTGGGGAGTTTCTACAAGATTGATAGGAGCTTTAATAATGACCCATGGAGACGATTATGGACTTGTACTTCCCCCAAGAGTTGCTCCTTATCAGATAGTCATCATACCTATATGGAAAAGTGAAACGGATAAGACAAAAGTTTATAATTATGTGGACGAGATTTATGAGGTCTTAAGAAAATACTTCAGAGTTAAAGTAGATAAAGACGAGGAACATACTCCAGGATGGAAGTTCAATGAATGGGAATTGAAAGGTGTTCCTGTTAGAGTGGAAATAGGCCCTAAAGAGGTAGAGAAGCAAGAGTTATATGTGGCAAGAAGAGATTTGAGAATAAAAATGTCAATTAAGAGAGAAAATATGGTCCAGGATTTAGAAAATCTTCTGAGAGATATTCAGAAGACTCTCTTTGAAAAGGCGTTGAGATTTAGAGAAGAAAATACGTATGAAATTGATAATTTTGAAGAATTTAAGAGGATTATGGATACAAAAAGGGGATTTGTAAAGGCAAGTTGGTGTGGAGATGGGGAATGTGAGTTAAAGATAAAAGAATTAACAGGAGCAACCATAAGAAATATACCTCTTGATTGGAAGGAAGAAGAAGGAAAATGTATTTTATGTGGAAAGGAGACAAAAATAAAAGCTCTTTTTGCAAAAGCCTACTGA
- the dut gene encoding dUTP diphosphatase, with amino-acid sequence MVKVLIERIDKDLPLPNYATSGSAALDLYSRIDFELPPFKEIGGGLVIPTGIKIALPEGYLAFVLPRSGLAAKEGISILNTPGLIDSDYRGEIFVNLINFSNKTFYGKRGMRIAQLLVLQYAHVMWEEVSQLPQTERGEGGLGSTGL; translated from the coding sequence ATGGTTAAAGTTTTGATTGAAAGAATAGACAAAGATTTACCTCTCCCTAATTATGCTACCTCTGGGTCAGCAGCATTGGATCTATATTCTCGTATTGACTTTGAACTTCCTCCCTTTAAAGAGATTGGAGGGGGGCTTGTAATTCCTACTGGTATAAAAATTGCTTTGCCTGAGGGATATTTAGCTTTTGTTTTACCAAGAAGTGGGCTTGCTGCAAAGGAGGGAATATCGATTCTTAATACTCCAGGGCTTATTGATAGTGATTACAGAGGAGAAATTTTCGTAAATTTAATCAATTTTTCTAATAAGACATTTTATGGAAAAAGAGGTATGCGTATTGCTCAACTTTTGGTTCTTCAATATGCTCACGTGATGTGGGAAGAAGTATCTCAGCTTCCCCAAACTGAGAGAGGTGAAGGGGGGCTGGGAAGTACAGGATTATAA